In Zygosaccharomyces rouxii strain CBS732 chromosome D complete sequence, one DNA window encodes the following:
- the PFK26 gene encoding 6-phosphofructo-2-kinase (similar to uniprot|P40433 Saccharomyces cerevisiae YIL107C PFK26 6-phosphofructo-2-kinase inhibited by phosphoenolpyruvate and sn-glycerol 3-phosphate has negligible fructose-2 6-bisphosphatase activity transcriptional regulation involves protein kinase A) yields MFKSVEYFKTDKDAPPELEVEPKAELKSKNAGNNKSNREDEEDEDEARDKVQDLHKLPQFQKRPLSDTPVTSGWNSPTDAVTPLTSPEPSCTNLVSLNIPALHVNSRITTNSTSDNNNINNNINNNNNNNNNNNNNNNNNNPRTAIHQRRIDGTDSPSKFPHPTRRPTTIDVPGLTKSKSSPDGTISKEDPGSKLVIVMVGLPATGKSFITNKLSRYLNFSMYYCKVFNVGNTRRQFAKEHGLNEQDSNFFSPENEKYSKLRDKWALDTLDQLLDYLLDGPGSVAVFDATNTKKKRRREVLQRIRQRSAHLKVLFLESICSDEKVVERNIQLKLFGPDYKGKDPTSSLKDFKERLSNYLRAYEPIDDDEGLQFVKMIDVGKKVIAYEIQGFLASQTVYYLLNFNLSERQIWITRNGESEDNVRGRIGGNSHLTPRGEKYARALAKFIDQQRLIFNEKFLRAQQENNKATSSTAQCNEFFVWTSMRDRSVETSSYFDEVDYPMKQMRMLDELSAGDFEGMAYPEINEIHPEELEKRHKDKLRYRYPGIGGESYMDVTNRLRPVIAEIERIEDNVLIITHRVVARILLGYFLNLNKDIITNVDVPLHCVYCLEMKPYGIEWKLFEYHEENDNFSEVPKSEMNITKVQENELVFQERRYSLVPTAPPSASHPGSDGKNSDKTGVTRSSSFTAPADSETFSGYAANVAPSHGAMPCVVEGSGGNSVCGNRTRPTAPNNTVRSSLLANHDADCNPRPATTGTVARNRSNSGHTFEIDKLSEKLSQLRANLNDKEKSND; encoded by the coding sequence ATGTTTAAGAGCGTAGAGTACTTTAAGACAGATAAGGATGCACCACCGGAACTTGAAGTAGAACCTAAGGCGGAATTAAAGAGTAAGAATGCAGGTAACAATAAAAGTAATAGGGAAGATGaggaggatgaagatgaggcAAGGGATAAAGTCCAAGATTTACACAAACTACCACAGTTTCAAAAGAGACCCTTAAGCGATACTCCTGTTACCAGTGGTTGGAATTCACCCACAGATGCAGTAACACCTTTAACATCCCCAGAGCCGAGCTGCACTAACCTAGTCTCATTGAATATTCCTGCTTTGCATGTCAACTCCAGGATTACTACTAATAGCACCTCtgacaacaacaacatcaacaacaacatcaacaacaataacaacaacaacaacaacaacaacaacaacaacaacaacaacaatccACGAACTGCTATTCATCAGCGACGCATTGATGGTACAGATTCACCTTCAAAGTTCCCTCATCCAACGAGAAGACCTACGACTATTGACGTCCCAGGTTTAACtaaatctaaatcttcacCAGATGGTACCATTTCTAAAGAAGATCCAGGTTCTAAATTGGTTATCGTTATGGTTGGGCTTCCAGCAACTGGTAAGTCTTTTATTACAAACAAATTGTCCAGatatttgaacttttctATGTATTACTGTAAAGTTTTCAATGTTGGTAACACTAGAAGACAATTTGCCAAAGAGCATGGATTAAATGAACAAGACTCCAATTTTTTTAGtccagaaaatgaaaaatactCAAAATTAAGGGACAAGTGGGCCCTTGACACTTTAGATCAATTATTGGATTACTTGTTGGATGGTCCCGGTTCGGTTGCTGTTTTTGATGCTACTAATACGAAGAAGAAACGCAGAAGAGAAGTTTTGCAAAGGATACGGCAAAGAAGTGCTCACCTCAAAGTTCTCTTCCTAGAAAGTATTTGTTCTGATGAAAAAGTGGTAGAACGAAACATTCAATTGAAGTTATTTGGCCCCGATTATAAGGGTAAGGATCCAACTTCCTCTCTAAAGGATTTTAAAGAACGGTTATCCAATTATTTAAGAGCTTATGAACctattgatgatgatgaaggttTGCAATTCGTTAAGATGATCGATGTAGGGAAAAAAGTTATTGCATATGAGATTCAGGGGTTTTTGGCGTCCCAAACGGTTTACTACTTGTTAAATTTTAACCTTTCAGAAAGACAAATCTGGATCACCAGAAATGGAGAAAGTGAAGACAATGTTAGAGGTAGGATTGGCGGTAATTCCCACTTGACTCCTCGTGGTGAAAAATACGCGCGTGCATTAGCCAAATTTATCGATCAACAGCGGTTAATATTCAACGAAAAATTTTTAAGGGCACAACAAGAAAACAACAAGGCTACCTCTTCGACGGCTCAGTGTAACGAATTTTTTGTTTGGACTAGTATGCGTGACAGATCAGTGGAGACCAGTAGTTATTTTGACGAAGTGGACTACCCCATGAAACAGATGAGAATGCTTGATGAATTAAGTGCCGGTGATTTCGAAGGCATGGCTTATCCAGAGATTAACGAGATTCATCCCGAAGAGTTAGAGAAACGACATAAGGATAAGCTAAGGTACAGATATCCTGGTATTGGTGGTGAGTCATATATGGATGTTACGAATCGATTACGACCAGTAATtgcagaaattgaaagaattgaagataatgTCCTCATCATTACACACAGAGTAGTGGCACGAATTCTGTTGGGATACTTCTTAAACTTAAACAAAGATATCATCACTAATGTTGATGTCCCGCTGCATTGTGTCTACTGCCTAGAAATGAAACCCTATGGTATTGAATGGAAGTTATTCGAATACCAcgaagaaaatgataatttctCAGAGGTACCAAAATCAGAAATGAATATCACAAAAGTACAAGAAAACGAATTGGTATTTCAGGAAAGAAGATATTCATTGGTGCCTACAGCGCCACCATCTGCCAGCCATCCAGGTTCGGATGGTAAAAATTCGGACAAAACTGGTGTAACtagatcttcatcattcaCAGCACCAGCCGACTCCGAAACGTTTTCTGGTTATGCCGCTAATGTGGCACCATCACATGGTGCAATGCCTTGTGTCGTTGAAGGCAGTGGCGGCAATTCAGTGTGTGGTAATCGGACTAGACCAACTGCTCCCAATAATACTGTGAGGTCTTCGCTTTTGGCTAATCATGATGCAGATTGCAATCCAAGACCCGCTACAACAGGAACTGTGGCACGTAATAGGTCTAACAGTGGTcatacttttgaaattgataagCTGAGTGAGAAGCTATCTCAGTTGAGGGCAAATTTGAACGATAAAGAGAAGAGTAATGATTGA